Proteins from a genomic interval of Euleptes europaea isolate rEulEur1 chromosome 18, rEulEur1.hap1, whole genome shotgun sequence:
- the ORMDL3 gene encoding ORM1-like protein 3 — MNVGTAHSEVNPNTRVMNSRGIWLSYVLGIGLLHVVLLSIPFFSVPVVWTLTNIIHNMSMYIFLHTVKGTPFETPDQGKARLLTHWEQMDYGVQFTASRKFLTITPIVLYFLTSFYTKYDRTHFIINTVSLMSVLIPKLPQLHGVRIFGINKY, encoded by the exons ATGAACGTGGGCACGGCGCATAGTGAAGTGAACCCCAACACCCGGGTCATGAACAGCCGTGGCATCTGGCTCTCGTACGTCTTGGGCATCGGGCTCCTGCACGTGGTTTTGCTCAGCATCCCTTTCTTCAGCGTCCCAGTGGTCTGGACTCTCACCAACATCATCCACAACATG AGCATGTACATTTTCTTGCACACAGTCAAGGGAACGCCGTTTGAAACTCCGGACCAAGGGAAAGCCCGGCTGCTCACCCACTGGGAGCAGATGGACTATGGCGTTCAATTCACAGCATCCCGCAAGTTCCTGACCATCACGCCGATTGTGCT TTATTTCCTCACCAGCTTCTACACGAAATATGACCGGACACATTTCATCATCAATACCGTCTCCTTGATGAGTGTCTTGATTCCCAAGCTCCCCCAGCTTCATGGCGTCCGCATCTTTGGGATCAACAAGTACTGA